A part of Papaver somniferum cultivar HN1 unplaced genomic scaffold, ASM357369v1 unplaced-scaffold_118, whole genome shotgun sequence genomic DNA contains:
- the LOC113330340 gene encoding uncharacterized protein LOC113330340 isoform X2 → MSAKKPFQNFRNIFVILTRYRSSVNCPIIYNRPDVPILKHRCGSDDQNHKPDDHAVHTAESLTKIKVDMDRTVQQLTPSDTTYVYRSWTLWTRWILGAMLTLILPFWKAKWQKLRRLEVEVEMAVEVVEHVAETVEKVAVVTEKLSMEMTDKIPGDGKLKKAVLFVERVSEEAEKDARLTEDILHKLDDLKEDVEKLIEPIFDGEKSKSTRSGKTY, encoded by the exons ATGTCAGCGAAAAAACCATTTCAAAACTTCCGGAACATTTTTGTTATCCTTACCCGGTATAGATCGAGTGTCAACTGCCCCATCATATATAACCGTCCGGACGTACCTATATTAAAACACAGATGTGGATCTGATGATCAAAATCATAAACCTGATGATCATGCAGTGCATACAGCTGAATCACTCACAAAGAT AAAGGTTGACATGGACCGGACCGTTCAACAACTGACACCTTCGGATACTACATATGTGTATCGGTCATGGACCCTGTG GACAAGATGGATTTTGGGAGCTATGTTAACTCTAATTCTACCCTTTTGGAAGGCAAAGTGGCAGAAGTTGCGAAGATTAGAAG TTGAAGTGGAAATGGCTGTAGAAGTAGTAGAACATGTAGCAGAAACTGTAGAGAAAGTTGCTGTTGTGACGGAGAAATTATCAATGGAGATGACCGATAAAATTCCCGGTGACGGGAAACTCAAGAAAGCAGTGTTGTTTGTAGAACGAGTATCAGAGGAGGCTGAAAAAGATGCTCGATTAACAGAAGACATCCTTCACAAG CTTGATGATTTGAAGGAAGATGTAGAAAAGCTTATTGAGCCAATATTTGATGGGGAGAAATCTAAAAGTACGAGAAGTGGGAAAACTTACTGA
- the LOC113330340 gene encoding uncharacterized protein LOC113330340 isoform X1 — protein sequence MSAKKPFQNFRNIFVILTRYRSSVNCPIIYNRPDVPILKHRCGSDDQNHKPDDHAVHTAESLTKITRKVDMDRTVQQLTPSDTTYVYRSWTLWTRWILGAMLTLILPFWKAKWQKLRRLEVEVEMAVEVVEHVAETVEKVAVVTEKLSMEMTDKIPGDGKLKKAVLFVERVSEEAEKDARLTEDILHKLDDLKEDVEKLIEPIFDGEKSKSTRSGKTY from the exons ATGTCAGCGAAAAAACCATTTCAAAACTTCCGGAACATTTTTGTTATCCTTACCCGGTATAGATCGAGTGTCAACTGCCCCATCATATATAACCGTCCGGACGTACCTATATTAAAACACAGATGTGGATCTGATGATCAAAATCATAAACCTGATGATCATGCAGTGCATACAGCTGAATCACTCACAAAGAT CACCAGAAAGGTTGACATGGACCGGACCGTTCAACAACTGACACCTTCGGATACTACATATGTGTATCGGTCATGGACCCTGTG GACAAGATGGATTTTGGGAGCTATGTTAACTCTAATTCTACCCTTTTGGAAGGCAAAGTGGCAGAAGTTGCGAAGATTAGAAG TTGAAGTGGAAATGGCTGTAGAAGTAGTAGAACATGTAGCAGAAACTGTAGAGAAAGTTGCTGTTGTGACGGAGAAATTATCAATGGAGATGACCGATAAAATTCCCGGTGACGGGAAACTCAAGAAAGCAGTGTTGTTTGTAGAACGAGTATCAGAGGAGGCTGAAAAAGATGCTCGATTAACAGAAGACATCCTTCACAAG CTTGATGATTTGAAGGAAGATGTAGAAAAGCTTATTGAGCCAATATTTGATGGGGAGAAATCTAAAAGTACGAGAAGTGGGAAAACTTACTGA